From the genome of Nicotiana tabacum cultivar K326 chromosome 17, ASM71507v2, whole genome shotgun sequence:
GCAAGTTTAATCAGTTGTGCTGATGTTCACCACCTTTGGTTTCTTAGCCTCGGGTCATATCTACTATAAAAACTCGGAGACTTACTAAGCGATGTATTATAACTCTTCTATATGCTATCGTGGTGAAACATCCTtcaaaaaaactgaaattttaacaAGCTTCAGAGATTGTTGACTCCGGGCACCAGTATCCATAAAAAACTACAACAAAGAAACTAACAGAAAGCTTAAGAGATAGTTGACTCGGGACCTCTTATTTCCaactaaaaaaaggaaaaaagagtacctTCCCCCTTGTTATAGAATCTTCGTGCTATTGATAAAGGAAGCAAAATACAGCTTTTATCATGAGTCGAATTATCAGAAAACATGTGGTTTGTAGGTTTGCTGATCTTGAAGCTTAAAGTGAAACAAAAGTTGCAAGAAGATTCCAAGCACATATGCAATGTCTAGAGTGAAACAAACCAAGGCTTCATGAGAAACCAAGCATCCCTCATATTTGGTAATTGGTATGCCACAAGTTCAAAATTACATCTGCAGTAAATCCAAAGCTACAATATAAGGTGACATTTTTAGTATGCTGAAATAAAACCGCTTGCAGTCTAGTCATCCACAGCATACTCTTGGTAAGTAATCACAAAATTCTTAGATGATCTTGGGCTGTCTAACAATTTCTTAGCCAATCGTGTTAAAAATTGGGAGGCACAGCTCTCTGAACATTTTCGACATTTTCTTCTCTTTGCTACTATAACAAACGTCTTTAAAACCACTGCATTCTTTAATAGAAACTTTGAAAGTTCAATAAGCTTATCAAAGCCCCCTTCAGACCACTCCTTCGAACATTTGGCCCACTCACATCTCCGTATGCAGTCGACAATCTTAATATTCTTGAGACTGGAAAACACAATGTTTGGAATCCAACACAGCAAATTGGTATTATCTCCCTCGGCCAAATAGCTTAGCTCAAGTTGGCAGTGCTCTTAAACAAACTGGAACAGAGAATAGAATCAGGATCCAATGCTGGTCTACGGCCTAGTGGGATTATTCCACAGAAGACAAAATGAAATGATTTCACAGTAGTGTATGATATAGAGCAATTTTAAAAACCCACGAATCTTGAACAGTGCTCAGCAACTGATTACAATAGTTGAGACCTATCCGAAATACTCAAGCAGTAGATAAAAGCAAAAAGAGGTTCAGTTGGTCAACAATCCTTTTCCTTTCTTGAGCCTGTTTACCAGATAGAAAGCAACTATTCTGATCATTTAACTTATAGCTTTATGGTGGCAAAAAATTCTTAAAGATAATTAATGTTATATTAGCATTCTCCTTAAGAAACTCAGTctttgagggggggggggggggggagtgtgAAATTCAAAAAATGGATGTCAAAAGAAGAGCATAAACTGAGAGAAAGCACGACCTCATATTCCATGTGAATGTTGAGTGTCTCCAAAAGAGGCGAGGCTTCCAAAAGGCTAGTTATTCCATACAAAGTATGCTTTGATACCTGCAATTTTAGCGTTAGACACTTGCATCTCAATTCTGGAAGCGCCACTCCTTCGAGTTGCAACATGAACACAACCTGGAGAAACAATCCTAATGAAATTAGTGAAGGATAGAGAAAGAAGCAAACCGCAAAGGAAAAGTAATCCACAACAAAAAGATAGTGCTATGACAAATCCAACCATATAACTACTTTAAGGAACAACAATGTACAGAGGCTAGTTTCCAAAGCAACCTATTGCCAGTAAAGAAAAAGTATCCAATTTCAGAAAGTAGATAGGAAGATCACAAAAGGTGAAGACAGTCATTTTGTATATTAAAAACTTTTCCTTTCAATTATTCAACCAAAAAATCTTTTTTCACCGAAATTCTCATGTACAAAAGAGTTCATAATTGTATGAGATTCTGAAGGTTCTTCTCTTTCTCAGGTTTACATCCTGCAATTCTTTGCTAAAAAGTGAACTAGAGAACATGGTTTTTTGACACAAAAACGAACCTCTGCTAACCAACTTCCAATTGTTAGCTCAATCGCATAACTCAACTTTTGAAGATAGTCCAGAACAAGGTTTCTGAAAACTTGATGATAATCACGACAACTTTCTTCCTCAATATCGTCTTCTTCAGAGTCATCAGCAATACAGCAAATGTCAAAAGTTAGGCTGGCAGTAACCAAAGAGGAGACATTTACTAGCCTACACATGTCATTTAAATCGAGTTTGAATTTTCTGATTTTGGGACAAGTGCAATGAGCTAAAACGTGGTCCTCAAAGGATATGAAGTTTTCAGCTTTGTCGTCATTTCTAACAACGAAATGGAAATTATCAATTGAATTCCAGAGATAACGCCACCTTCTAGAGAGAACAGATGATGCGACGGCATCTCTCGTCGGTAAAGGAGAGAGAATTTGTACGAGGAGTGCGTCAGGCAACTGATTGATACGATCTAGGGTTTCTTCAACTCCAGTGACTCTATTCTCTTGTTTCTGCCACATTAAATCTCTCAAATTACTGGTAAAATCTCCATTTTTGCTGAGATGGAGTGACGCCATGATTTCAAGAGCAAAAAAAGGCTTTGAAAATTTCCACTATAGAGTGACGGCCCTTATTCTGTTCTCTTTTGAATCCTGAATTTTGTTTGCATAGGAAGGTGGCGGGGTGGGGGTTTATGTGAGAGACAAATTTTTAttgtaaaatgaagtaaaagagtAAGATAAAATTGATTATTgtccaaaaaaataaattatttattaatattcatatatttgttataaaataaagaccgtaaagtaaagacaagtatagagagaaactgatatattattcaatttcAAACTGATGTATATAAagaactgaaatctcctctatttatagaagaaaggaaattGTTGTGTAAGCATTGTATAAGATGCTATTgcaagctgctactacaagctatTGTGTAAGCTGGTATtgtaccaccaccaccaccaccaacaacaacaacaacccagtataatcccactagtgagtctatggagggtagtgtgtatgcaggccttacccctaccctggggtagagaggctatttccgatagaccctcggctccctccctccaagaactcccccaCCTtcctcttggggtgactcgaattcacaacctcttagttggaagtggagggtgctaaccactagagcaacccactcttgtcaaaatTCCAATAGAGGCAAAAAAATATAATCTTCTACCggagtaatatttatccataatagAGTAccaaaaggataagcttattgtattagatatagataatctgctaccgggggtaatatttattcataacggagtaccgaaaggataagctttttcgggaggcttatttccaatagagtattaaatagataaacatatttatgacggagtcccatatggataagcttcttcgggatgcttatttacaacggagtactaaatgaacatccataatatatttataacactccttcttggatgttcattaaaagataatgtgcctcattaaaacttTACTAGAAAAAACCCCGTGGAAAAAATCctaataaaggaaaaagagtacacatatttaataATACGCATAACTAGTTGTctcattaaaaatcttataaGGAAAACCATGTGGGAAAAATCTAAGTAAGGAAAAAGAGTATAACCCGCATTTTACTCCCCTCGTGAAAcctttatttcaaatatttgagtctccgcattctaatcttgtataccatcttctcaaaagttgaagttggcaaagatttagtgaataaatctgtcggattgtcacttgaacggatttgttgcacatcagtatcaccatttttctgaagatcatgtgtgtagaataattttggtaaaatatgcttcgttctatctccttttataaatcctccattTAATTggactatgcatgcaacattgtcttcgtataaacttgtggatcttttatcacattccaaaccatattttccttgaataaaatgaatcattgatctcaaccatacacattccctacttgcttcatgaatagctattatttcagcatgatttgaagaagtagcaacaataaatTACTTTGTGAAGCGGCATGATATGACTATACCACCACATCTAAACACGTACCCAATTTGAGATCAAGCTTTatgtggatcagataaataacaaCATTTGCATAACCAACATGAtttgcactacctttgttagaataaaataaactcatatcaagTGTTCCCTTTAAACATTACAATATATACTTAATCTCGTTCCAATATCTCTGTATAGAAGAAGagttatatcttgctagtaaattaacagaaaatgctatgccAGGCCTTGTaacattagcaagatacataagtgcatcgattgcactaagataaggtatttcgggaccaaggatataatgacccgactggtcgttttgatttctagaacctcgttctcctaaataagacttcccgtacatgatttttctgttttattacttgcggggatgattagttcaggatttggaagggttcgggttgatatcgaaacacttggttccttaaggttggctaaaaaggacaagtttgacttcggtcaatattttgagtatacgaccttggaatcggaatttgacgattccaataggttcgtatgatgattttaaacttggggcttatgttcggatcgggttttggatgacctgggagtaTTTtcgcgcctaatagtgaaagttggttcttgaaggttttagaagttcttcaAATTTAGTTGGGAGTGaattttggtgatatcgaggtccaaatgaaATTCCGAGATCGGCAATAGttccataatgtcatttaagacttgcacgcaaaatttggtgtcattccgagtagtttaagtacgtttcggcgcattgtaagtaaattgaagaacttgaagttcttatgtttgattcaaataattttggggtgcgattcttagttttaatgttgttcgtccgttccgagagtttgagcgagtccgttttatgattccaaacttgttggcatgttcgggcggggcccgggggccccgagtgtcaatcggacgaggctcagaccaagaTGAGAATTTGGAACAACAGCTGAAGCATCAGGTCtttcataatcgcacctgcgcttttccagccgcaggtgcgagccaagcCTCGCAGAAGAGGCCAAGGAAGGgcagcccaggttccgcaggtgcggcccaatCCTCCGTAGAAGCGAAAACCCATCCGCAGAAGCGACGCCAGCCGGCCCAGGGGAGTTCCACAGAAGCAGacttttgtccgcagaagcgagggcgcaggtgcggccctatgaccgcaggtgcggaaatcgctgaaggcagtgaacttcatttaatacgggagttAGGCATTTTCCTCCCATTTTTCACatatttgggagattttagaGCTTCAAAAAGGGAGACTTCAACCTAGctattgagggtaagtaattcctaccttaatgtgagtttaatacatagattatgggtagattttaacatgaaaattggtggAAATCAtgagtttagatgaaaaacctagggtttaataacaatgagattttaccacgaaaatgattatgaaacttaGAGAAAACCATATATTTacgttcctaaggttatgggtaacaactttcttcaaacatTTCTAGAATCCGGGTATGTGCgaccgggggtgaattttaggaatcttgcaatttgggttgggtaatcactcttatagtggagatatgaacttttgagcatagattgattgaTTTATGTAATGTTTTACTAGTTTCGAGTCGTctggcatcaaatttggaggtttgagcgcattcttgaattgggaagtaggcttgagacgagataagtctcttttctaaccttgtaagagggaatttaccccataggtgagcttaattaatatgtgttattatttgtgggggttacgtacgcacgaagtaacgagagtccgtacgtagctactattcatgtttatgcccgggtagttttaggtttacaccatactTCGCGGACActgttatttgattatatttgttaattgtatcaaATGAAACTAAGTCGaggattttaaggatttaaaagcctcaagttgaattgtctttattttgaaaagagttaagatttattgataatttatatttgaccgcgtcacaagtataatccgcgagcggggtaattatttctactactctcatgggagtgggtcgttcgccttggcaggttaatagatgcatctatggttcgtgctgtTCGACCcacggcagtgcacaatttatatttatgttggatcaggccgaacgtcctcggtgaaATTTTGTGCATGATATTAGAATTGGAAGTCCCTTTATTAATTGGTATAAATTCCTGATTTAAaagattatttgttttaaatgaaggaagtgcTTTGGATTCTTAAATATGGTGATgaattgttcagttatttcttgttctgagttttgttgttatatatatcatgcttaattagaatttcatattatcatattgttggcccttagtaagtgtcggagtcgacccctcgtcactacttcttcgaggttagactagatacttattgcgtacatattatttatgtactcacgctacacttttgtacttaattgtacaggatctgaggcaggagcatctggttaccagtctggtGCACAGATTTGATCCCTATATCGAGAATTCACGGTGAGCTGCTTTCCGAGCCGTTCTATAGTAGCTGGAGTCTCCCTCatgttttatttttctctctattccctttcagacagtaggctagtgttcttttgtatattctactagattgcctacatacttgtgacaccaggtcttgatacacacactagtagacttatgattttggatttatttACATGATTACGATTTGTACTCGTTTGCTTCCGTTTAATTATGTCACATttgcaaatttctaaatctttttaACAAATGAGAAAATGGTATCCACTTAGTAACTTATTTAAACGGGAAACCATTagtttgatcagtgttggcttgcctaacaatggtgttgggtgccatcacggcctatgatggaattgggtcgtgataaaggAGTTCTTCATCCTCTtatggaggtcggaacaaatccttattcacttcaagtgatcgaaaaACCATTGGTGTGCTCAATGGATGCGCTTTATCCATGTAAAAGTGCTTTGAGACCCATTATacataggcagattgatggataaagatcccgtctgctaaatgttcaatttgcagaccaagataaagttttgtctttccaagatatttcatctcaaattctttcttaggatattcaattgccttttggagctcttctagagttccaacaagatttatgtcatcaatataaacaacaagtataacaaattatgatgctattttctttataaaaatacatggacaaataacattatTTATGTAatcttctttcagcaaatattcactaaggcgattataccacatgcaccAAAATTGCTTTAAGTAGTACAAAGAattttgtaatctgattgaatacatttttcgagattttgaatttgctttaggcattttaaatccttcaggaattttcatataaattttattatcaAGTAAACCGTACATATAagttgtaactacatccattagatgtatttca
Proteins encoded in this window:
- the LOC107784078 gene encoding uncharacterized protein LOC107784078 isoform X1, whose translation is MASLHLSKNGDFTSNLRDLMWQKQENRVTGVEETLDRINQLPDALLVQILSPLPTRDAVASSVLSRRWRYLWNSIDNFHFVVRNDDKAENFISFEDHVLAHCTCPKIRKFKLDLNDMCRLVNVSSLVTASLTFDICCIADDSEEDDIEEESCRDYHQVFRNLVLDYLQKLSYAIELTIGSWLAEVVFMLQLEGVALPELRCKCLTLKLQVSKHTLYGITSLLEASPLLETLNIHMEYEAVDQHWILILFSVPVCLRALPT
- the LOC107784078 gene encoding uncharacterized protein LOC107784078 isoform X3, with protein sequence MASLHLSKNGDFTSNLRDLMWQKQENRVTGVEETLDRINQLPDALLVQILSPLPTRDAVASSVLSRRWRYLWNSIDNFHFVVRNDDKAENFISFEDHVLAHCTCPKIRKFKLDLNDMCRLVNVSSLVTASLTFDICCIADDSEEDDIEEESCRDYHQVFRNLVLDYLQKLSYAIELTIGSWLAEVVFMLQLEGVALPELRCKCLTLKLQVSKHTLYGITSLLEASPLLETLNIHMEYEFV
- the LOC107784078 gene encoding uncharacterized protein LOC107784078 isoform X2, giving the protein MASLHLSKNGDFTSNLRDLMWQKQENRVTGVEETLDRINQLPDALLVQILSPLPTRDAVASSVLSRRWRYLWNSIDNFHFVVRNDDKAENFISFEDHVLAHCTCPKIRKFKLDLNDMCRLVNVSSLVTASLTFDICCIADDSEEDDIEEESCRDYHQVFRNLVLDYLQKLSYAIELTIGSWLAEVVFMLQLEGVALPELRCKCLTLKLQVSKHTLYGITSLLEASPLLETLNIHMEYEAQERKRIVDQLNLFLLLSTA